CACACAggtacaataaaacattttattttgaaTAATTAGTGGAATGACTAAAAAAGCATATGCACCCACACCTTTATTTATTACTGCCTAATAAATTACAATATCGTAACCCTAAGTGCATAACAGATACATTGCAACAAGCATCCAGTAGAAGGTAAGATCAGAATCTAAAGCAAGAACAAAGCCAATAAAATAAAAAGGCATCCAAAGTTGGCAAAAAGCCTACACTGTCAGGGAACTCATAATGAACTGTAtacaaaagaaataaaatgaagatattatCTATGTCAATATTACAAATAAGCAAAACAGGTCAATGGAATTAGAGAACAATGAATAAGGAACACGGACCAGAGAAACACGCTATAGGAGTAGTTCTACAAGCCAACCAAATAATGTTAAAGTAATGCTGGATTACTCAAGGACAGTAATTGATACATTGTCGATAGGAAAGTTAGTGTGCAGACAAGACTTACTAGCTTCACATGACCTTTGTTTTTTTTTGGCATTCTCCTTTGAGGTTAAATTCATTCTTAGTTGTACTGATACACAAGTCATTCTGCACACTTGAGGCAATTAACGATGGCAAGAAAAACACTTATGACTCTCCCTCCCTGGAAATTAAATCTCAAAAAGCAAGAAAACTAACAAAACATGTCATTTTAGTACTTGAATTGAATTTATCTCACAGACTTATTTACAAAATGGTCAAACATCAaatatatttcaaaaataaataatacaaatctAGAGATGGTAATAGTTGCCAGCTTCCACCAAAGGAGCACCCATAAGCCACAAAAATTCTTCCAATGTGAAGAAAAGAAAAGTTTCAACTAGCTTTCATGGTTGATCTTTTACAGAAAACAAATCCCAATGACATAGATCTAGTTGAATTCTCTTTGCAGCATGCATTTGGAAAACTGAATCCAAAAAACACAAAATGAATATCCTCTGCAAAGAACTTTATTCAACATCTATTGCCAAGATGGTAACCCCATCACCCACACTGCTTTCTTATGCCGTGTCCACAGTGAAGAAAAACTTTTGCTTCTCATCATTTACGATGTCTTTAATTCACTCCCCAACAGGTATCTTGTTCTCAATTTCTTCGCCTCCCAAAGCAACTTCTTTTCCAGAAGTTTCATGTTTCTCATGAAACAAATTCCAGAAAAAATTTGTTAATACAGCCTCGTAAGCTGGCATCTTAGCATAGCCTGGAAAATAGTTAATGTCTATCATAAAGTACTGATTTCCAGCCTTACTATCTCTGATTAGATCAAAATTAAACAAACTTAAGCCCAATACATCACGCAAACCTCTTGCAAGATCTTCGATAAATTTAGCTGGGGGCAACTCGGCCTGCTCAATCTCAGTACCTTCATCATAATTCTCCGCAGCTGTGTTCGATATTTGTGAAAAAAGAATAAGACCCTCAACAGAGCTTTGCATCTCCTCATGAGAAACATCACGCAAAGATTTTCTCTTTACACactcaacaaaatcaccaacaacGTACACCTTAAAGATCACCCCACTGTGGTTCACAAACTCTTGAAGAACAAGCGGTGGCTTCAAGCTTTTCAAACCCTTAGAGTTAAATACAAGTGACATGGAATGAGAAATGGCACTTCCATCTGCTACCAGGGGCTTGGCAATAACAGGAAACTTCAATTCTTCCAGTATTTCCGAATTGGTAAGCTCTTCTGGCTTCTCCACAACAATCTGCACGGGAACAGCCACAGTTTCGTTTCCCTCCGTGATTTTCAGTTTTTCTACCCCTTGTAGCATGGAAATGCGGTTATGCACCTTTTCAATGGCCTCAGGAGGGTCTATTACCATCACATGGGGATATTTTTCACAATACTCCTTGAGTTGGTCAATCCATTGTTTGTCATGCAATTTGTGCAAAATAGCATCGAAAGGTCCCTGGTCCAAAAGAGGAGTGGTGGAATCAATGGCAACGAGATCAATGCCTCTTGATTGAGCGAATTCTACCAAAGATGGCAGCAGAAAACTCTGTCGCTTCTTCTCGGTTAAAGCATAACCAATCTTGTAGTGCAACTTGTCCGGCATCTTAGATAAGAAGACTCCCTAGCCACTAAAATCCCTTGAACAGACCTTAATTTAACACTTATGTCCTCTCGTAACTCAAACAGACCTGAATTTAACAGCAAAATCCCTCCTTCCTTGAACAGACCTGAAATTAATATAAATTCCTTAAACAGTCCCGATATCTACAGTATTACCCCCTTGTTCTTTAAACAGCCCTGAATTTGATATAAGTTCCTTAACAGTCCTGATTTCTACACTATTATCCCCTCGTTCCTTAAACTGGCCTAAATTGAATCCAAAATTCACCTCATGTCTCAAACagctcaaaatttggacactaaCAACCCCTGATGGCTTAAGCAGCTCCAAAGTTTACACTACAACCCGCTCGATCCTTGATCATACCTAAATTCTAAAACCCTCTCATTCAATGGTTATATCACTTGAACAAGCGAATGATTTGTTTACATAGCCGTCAAACCAGTTCCTTGCCCTGGATTCAAGTTTACACCACCAATAATCACTTAAAGGCGGCTAAATATAAATTTCAGCAGCGAAAAAAAACACTTAAACAGAGCCAAATAAACCTCAGCGCCCCAAAACTCTCTTGTACGCTTGCAAAAAGAAGCTAAATTCAGTCCATTTCTGCAAATTCATTTCATCCGCACAAAACTTTTGGCAAAATTATTTTTCTGTAAATAACAAATTGGTTTGCGAAGCTCAGCAATTGGTCAATTTTCAGTAAAGCATCATTCTCCAAGCTATAAAAGTTATTCGAATATGAAAATTTTCCTGTATTCTCTCTCTTTATTATTCAAGGGCCAAAAAAGAATTATTCTGAGTTTTTCTATCATATCTTTTCCCAGAAAATTCTGCGTCTAAATTTTCATAACAGTGAGTAAGATTTAGATGGTTGAACTCACCAGATTTCGGGCTTCCCACTGGATGTTTCCAGCAACACCGCTTACAATTTCCGCTCGATAGATATGCCAGCTATCTAGGGTTTCACATCGTTTACTACTATTTCTATATAATAAATTACTGCTGCCTACAATACAACCTGTGTATACTATCTATGACAATATTTGAATGTTGATTGCATGCAGCCCCATCTGTATTTGGATGCTATGTTCTTTCATAAGCTTAATTCAATATTACAAAAAATTGTGCATTCTATTTTCATCAGCACTAAAATCTTATTTTATAGGTTTGACAAGCTTGAagagtggttaaattcaaaatggtttAGGGTATTCAATTGAGAGAGTTTGTGATAGGGCTACTTCTTTATACAGATAATCTCATTTTGATTGTTAAATCTACCCTTGGTTTGCAAGAGCATTTATTTGTCCTTGAGCATTTTGCACCATGGTGGTGATGCAAGTTAATACTAGTAAGACAAAAGTCATGTTTTTCTCtaatagaagaaaacaaaatcagcataagttaTATTTTGAAGGCACTATTATTGAAGAAGTTATAGATTACAAATATCATAGAATTCACTTTAACAAAAATCTAAGTTGGGAAGGTTATTGAAAGAGGAACTTTGGGAGGTCGAATAACATTTTATGCTCTTCAAAATAGATGTAGGGAGGCAAAGTTATGGGACTGGAAAACTATTCAAACTCTTTTTGAGCTTTTAGTGCTATCGATTGTTCTCTATGGGTGTGAATTATAGGTCAGCGGTACTTTAGTCTCACAAAGgaagcaaatcaagaaaattcaaaaacgcttgatcacaagcaagttcaaaattaaaagaaTAGTTCCCTATGGCATCATGTTAAAGTGCTACAAGAATTGCCCCTATTGAAGCAACTGCTATGGTGCATCTCATAAGCTATCTAAAAAAACCCGAACAAATGGAGGAAGGTAGATGGCCTAAGGTTGTCTTTAGTGACACattgtgcaaaagaaagaagactggGATGCATCAAAAgaataaatcatcatcattagtTTGCATAGGAAAAGAATTGATTTGCAGAAGTCGATTTGATTGGGCAAGTTGTCCCATAGGCTATGTTTAGCCTCGTAGACATTAaaattgtcttcttcttcttctaaaaaattCCATTTTGGTCAAGTTCATATCATCAAGGGCAAATCTCAATTCTTTAAGTATTTACAAGGTtcaacaagctaaggaagaagGTTAAGTTGAATCAAATCTATGGGTCTTTTATAAGACAAAGTGTAACGTGTATAAACAATTCAAAGtcaataattttgaatatttttagttCTCCCAAGTCATAGAATACTAATGAATGTCAAGAATTAAATTATGTTgaattaatttttaatgtttttattttttcaaatttatttaaaatatataaatttttactTTTATTTGTTAGTCTTATTGAATAATAGCAATGTACAATCTTATTAATACAATGTAAGTTTTGTACTATTGTTTCAAATTTTCTTTGCATTTTCATAGtactatttaaataatattttccaAAGTAACTAAAAAtcatttttgtttttgaaaaaaaattattgctaAACATAAGGTTGTCTTGACTTCTCCTAAAGTATGTGACtttctttttttatcttttttttgtgttttgaaaaATAATAAAGTTTGTGCTTTTCATGTTTAAAAGAGTTGTAGAGCTTTAGTAAAAAACTTTAATTTTAGGTTTGATTGGGTGTTGTATTGAGAGATCATCTATCTTTTTCCTCCTAGAGTACCAATGTTTTAAGCTTTAGATTCTATGATTACTAAATCCATTGACCAAGTGacctcttccctgcaacaaagtaTGTAGATTTATTTTCATATACTTAATGGGACATTGGTTTTCTTAGTTTCAAAAAACTGTAAACAATATGGAAAAAATACAACTACACAATAGCAAAATTCTCATATTGATTCTAAACTATTTTTGTTATATGGACACCCATTACTTCCATAAATGATTTATATACACTAAGAGTATCCTTCTCAACGTGCCTATTCAACttttatgtacacacacacacacacacacacacacacacacacacacacacacacacacacacacacacacatacttctactatatttttatcatattaatgaaaataatttattattatgtatataataataatatagaaTTAGAGATAGAATTAGGGTTAACAATAGGGTTAGAGTTTGATAATTAACCTATTCTTAATAATAACTCTAATACTAACACTAActctaattaaaccttaacccttATTAACAGTTAACCCTATCTCTATTTCTAATTATAACCATAACCATTATTATAGCCCTCTTCATAATCCTATTTggaatactaaccttaaccctaattgaatcctaaACGTAACCTTAATCTTAATTAAACTCTtatcctaattgaattctaacaataatTATAATCCTATTTAAACCTAAATTTCAATGAAACCCTAGTACTATTCTAAAGATATTTAAAGCCTAATTGAACTCTAAACCTACATCTAATTGATCTTGAACTCTAACCCTATCATTAACCATAGAAACCTAAATATACGATCCCAACCTTAATCCTATATTTAATTGCAACCTTATTTGTAATTATAATCCTAATCATatctctaaccctaattaaactctaatcataaccctaattttaattgaAACAATACTCTAATTTTACCCTAACTATAATTCTAATGGCAACAATAATTTTAGctataatcctaattaaaccctaatcatAACTCTAATTCAACCCTAAACCCAactgaaccataaccctaaccttaaccctcatCTAATATTAAAACTAACGATATCCAaaccataataataataatttaacccTAACATTAACCATAATTGATCCCTAACATTGACTCAAATATTTCTCAtataaccctaatttaaccctaattaAAACCTtatctctaattctaattctaacatTAACCCTAATTAAAGTATAACCTTAAACTatttcaaccctaaccctaattgaaagcTAACTTAATTGAATtatagccctaaccctaaccttgattaaaccctaactataattgaaCCCTATTGATAACCTTAATTGAACATTTGGTATGTGCACAAAGAttgtggttagaaaagtggacaccacctaaaaaaaaatgaaaaaacaagtaATGTGTACGtggtattaaaatttaaaatcaccgCATATGCGCTTAGGCCTATTGTCCCCGAGCCTAAAGCAAAGATACCCCATACGCGGTGTTTTTAGAAAAGTGAGCAAGTACATGgtgtttttaggaaagtgagcgtgtATGCGgtgtttttaggaaagtgagcgtgtGCGTGGTTTTTATTCCTAAAACTCGCATACGCGGTACCTgtcaaaaaacattttttttaaaatgactgggtcttattttccccacGACCGCAGCG
The nucleotide sequence above comes from Cryptomeria japonica chromosome 11, Sugi_1.0, whole genome shotgun sequence. Encoded proteins:
- the LOC131073649 gene encoding inositol-tetrakisphosphate 1-kinase 1; amino-acid sequence: MPDKLHYKIGYALTEKKRQSFLLPSLVEFAQSRGIDLVAIDSTTPLLDQGPFDAILHKLHDKQWIDQLKEYCEKYPHVMVIDPPEAIEKVHNRISMLQGVEKLKITEGNETVAVPVQIVVEKPEELTNSEILEELKFPVIAKPLVADGSAISHSMSLVFNSKGLKSLKPPLVLQEFVNHSGVIFKVYVVGDFVECVKRKSLRDVSHEEMQSSVEGLILFSQISNTAAENYDEGTEIEQAELPPAKFIEDLARGLRDVLGLSLFNFDLIRDSKAGNQYFMIDINYFPGYAKMPAYEAVLTNFFWNLFHEKHETSGKEVALGGEEIENKIPVGE